One genomic window of uncultured Erythrobacter sp. includes the following:
- a CDS encoding TrbC/VirB2 family protein, which yields MAFSRQPSLLDHSDASPIASALEWINSVLFGQVAAGLCVLAVAFVGFQMLTGRWPLRLGFRVVLGCFVLLGAPVIAAGFIGNWNYYLTAEAQPFAAIEPVEPPRGDLEPADNSPYGGASLRGR from the coding sequence ATGGCATTTTCTCGGCAACCATCACTGCTTGATCATTCAGACGCATCACCGATTGCTTCGGCGCTGGAGTGGATCAACAGCGTCCTTTTTGGTCAGGTTGCGGCGGGCCTGTGTGTGCTGGCGGTGGCGTTTGTCGGGTTCCAGATGCTGACCGGGCGATGGCCACTGCGTCTGGGGTTTCGCGTGGTACTAGGGTGCTTTGTGCTGCTCGGTGCGCCGGTGATTGCGGCGGGATTTATCGGAAACTGGAATTATTACCTTACGGCTGAAGCCCAACCGTTTGCGGCGATAGAGCCAGTGGAGCCGCCTAGGGGGGATCTGGAACCTGCCGACAATAGCCCCTACGGCGGTGCTTCGTTGCGAGGTCGATAG
- a CDS encoding recombinase family protein, whose product MLVGYARTSTFDQVAGLEAQIEQLTEAGCAEKIFREQVSSVGERAQLEAALDFVREDDVLVVVRLDRLARSTSDLLALLDRLEAQKVGLRILDFGGAVMDTQSPTGRLMLTMFGALAQFERELMLVRQREGIEKAKREGRYKGRAPTARSRLPEMRELAEQGLRPSDIASRLNCSRASVYRLLKEDRA is encoded by the coding sequence ATGCTCGTAGGCTACGCGAGGACGTCGACGTTCGACCAAGTGGCCGGGCTTGAGGCGCAGATCGAACAACTCACGGAAGCAGGTTGCGCGGAGAAGATATTCAGAGAGCAAGTTTCATCAGTTGGCGAGCGCGCCCAGCTTGAAGCCGCGCTAGATTTCGTTCGTGAAGATGATGTGCTGGTCGTGGTTCGGTTGGACCGCCTTGCGCGCTCCACATCTGATCTTCTTGCGCTGCTGGATCGGCTTGAAGCCCAGAAGGTTGGCTTGCGCATTCTCGACTTCGGTGGTGCCGTGATGGACACCCAGTCGCCAACTGGGCGACTGATGCTGACGATGTTTGGAGCACTCGCGCAATTCGAGCGCGAGCTGATGCTCGTTCGCCAACGTGAGGGCATTGAGAAGGCCAAACGCGAAGGGCGCTACAAAGGCCGTGCTCCTACAGCCCGCAGTAGATTGCCGGAGATGCGCGAATTGGCCGAGCAGGGCCTTCGCCCTTCGGATATCGCATCTAGGCTCAATTGCTCTCGTGCGTCCGTTTATCGGCTTTTGAAGGAAGATCGGGCATGA
- a CDS encoding helix-turn-helix domain-containing protein: protein MSLRQNLATNLRRIRAEREMSQDDFAALIDIHRTYLNHLEGAKRSPTIDVIEKMAERLELTFVDLLRDPHEGS from the coding sequence ATGAGCCTGCGTCAAAACCTTGCGACCAACCTCCGCCGTATCCGTGCAGAGCGCGAGATGTCACAGGATGACTTTGCCGCGCTGATCGACATCCACCGGACCTATCTGAACCATCTTGAAGGCGCGAAGCGCAGCCCGACCATCGACGTGATTGAAAAGATGGCCGAGCGGTTGGAACTCACCTTTGTGGACCTGCTGCGCGATCCGCATGAAGGTTCTTGA